The proteins below are encoded in one region of Helianthus annuus cultivar XRQ/B chromosome 2, HanXRQr2.0-SUNRISE, whole genome shotgun sequence:
- the LOC110889104 gene encoding uncharacterized protein LOC110889104 — protein sequence MSTPPAPANAELANEPENNLRRSRWLRKRSLVVAQRIATASDEPVILSDSESSEDDIGSIMAEDDQPLNETGRPGGEGLLPSIARPTIAAPSFEIKSSIINMLQNSVQFDGKDHEDPGRHIASFLEVCSTFKIRDVSEDAIRLRLFPFSLRDKARSWLLLLPAGSITTWNEMAVLFMQKYFPPEKTAKLKNRIMTFKQDEGESLHAAWERFKDLLIDVPHHGLSKRQLVLNFYQGLSYDSQERLDVYAGGDLGTKTPNEAYAIIEKATLKSSSRHNGVRNKASSIPGVHQVDTYTALAAQIGALAARFDQAQNISQVQSSCELCGVSHEPGTCEKGVMFTGHEEVDYLGNQIRPQNNPYSNMYNPGLRNHPNFGWKANSNNQNPLGYAQRAPAPQQSQGQSFQPHGQSFQPSGQTFQPRYNNLGSGSTSQPQTSQTNSKLEEMMAQLLNNSNNANQISEKLYKQHEERFMAQEGEMRSQKASIQTIENQVGQLAKMLSERPQGSLLGNTEPNPRGHVNAVMTRSGKATGPDKSDSPPITNTVQTNASDEVHARRVPASTAQFQEPVKDFIPPIPYPSRLKKQKNDEQHGKFLEMFKQLHINIPFVEALAQMPKYARFLKDILTNKQKLESLSCVLMNENCSALL from the coding sequence ATGTCCACGCCCCCTGCACCCGCTAACGCTGAGCTAGCCAACGAACCAGAAAATAACTTAAGAAGAAGTAGGTGGCTTCGCAAACGATCACTTGTTGTAGCACAAAGGATTGCGACCGCAAGCGACGAACCAGTGATTCTTTCTGATAGCGAGAGTTCAGAGGACGACATAGGAAGCATTATGGCAGAAGACGACCAGCCTCTGAATGAGACCGGCCGTCCAGGAGGAGAGGGCTTGCTACCGAGCATTGCCCGACCTACTATAGCAGCACCGAGTTTTGAAATTAAATCAAGTATTATTAACATGTTGCAAAATTCTGTGCAGTTTGACGGGAAGGATCATGAAGATCCAGGTCGGCACATCGCATCATTTCTCGAGGTGTGCTCGACATTTAAAATTAGAGACGTTTCTGAAGATGCAATTCGTTTGCGGCTCTTTCCATTTTCTTTGCGAGACAAAGCTCGATCTTGGCTTTTGTTACTTCCAGCAGGGTCCATCACGACTTGGAACGAGATGGCCGTTCTTTTTATGCAAAAATATTTCCCACCGGAAAAGACAGCTAAGCTTAAGAACCGTATTATGACATTCAAACAAGACGAAGGCGAATCTCTACACGCAGCTTGGGAGAGGTTCAAAGATCTTTTGATCGATGTTCCACATCATGGGTTGTCCAAAAGGCAACTTGTGTTGAACTTCTACCAAGGACTCAGCTACGACTCACAAGAACGTTTAGATGTATATGCAGGAGGCGATCTTGGAACAAAAACACCCAACGAAGCCTATGCAATCATAGAAAAAGCTACCTTGAAGTCAAGTTCTCGTCACAATGGAGTGCGAAACAAAGCATCATCTATTCCTGGAGTTCATCAAGTGGATACATATACGGCTCTTGCAGCACAGATTGGAGCATTGGCAGCAAGATTTGATCAGGCTCAGAACATTTCGCAGGTACAATCATCATGTGAGCTGtgtggagtgtcacacgagccagGTACATGTGAGAAGGGTGTTATGTTTACAGGCCACGAAGAGGTGGACTATTTGGGCAATCAAATTAGGCCCCAAAATAACCCTTATAGCAACATGTACAATCCAGGTTTGAGGAATCATCCAAACTTTGGGTGGAAAGCTAATTCCAATAACCAAAACCCACTCGGATATGCTCAACGTGCTCCCGCACCACAACAGTCTCAGGGGCAATCCTTTCAGCCCCATGGACAATCTTTTCAGCCATCAGGGCAAACTTTTCAACCACGATACAATAATTTAGGTTCAGGAAGCACTTCCCAGCCTCAAACCTCTCAAACAAACTCAAAATTAGAGGAAATGATGGCGCAGCTGTTAAACAACTCCAACAATGCCAATCAAATTTCTGAAAAGCTATACAAGCAGCATGAGGAGCGTTTCATGGCACAGGAAGGGGAAATGCGGAGCCAGAAGGCTTCAATACAAACCATAGAGAATCAAGTCGGCCAACTGGCCAaaatgttgtctgaaagaccCCAAGGTAGTCTTCTAGGTAACACAGAACCAAACCCGAGAGGGCACGTTAATGCAGTAATGACAAGGAGTGGTAAAGCCACGGGACCTGACAAATCGGACTCACCACCGATCACTAATACGGTCCAAACTAACGCTTCAGACGAAGTGCACGCTAGGCGagtcccagcaagtacagcacagtTCCAGGAGCCAGTTAAAGATTTCATTCCTCCTATCCCATATCCAAGCAGACTGAAGAAGCAAAAGAACGATGAACAACATGGTAAGTTTTTAGAAATGTTTAAACAATTACACATAAACATACCATTTGTTGAGGCGTTGGCACAAATGCCTAAATACGCAAGGTTCTTAAAAGATATCCTCACAAACAAGCAGAAACTTGAAAGCTTGTCTTGTGTGTTGATGAACGAAAACTGTTCAGCCCTTCTCTAA